Proteins encoded by one window of Halorubrum ruber:
- a CDS encoding double zinc ribbon domain-containing protein — protein sequence MSKITFRADDDLVDRLEACDASKSEVMREALRTHLDGEGDASDASDAATGSVDDALADRVDELIAERLDAALDERLGPAGGAATRAYTPENAGDINVNVTLDAPNAGSDDRDDEVRVTRETAGEAEASTRKTEAGPGAQTRENACGGCGEIVPSDHVYCPNCGEKQSHRAFCECGDELRTDWAFCPGCGRRTPAADVLKDQ from the coding sequence ATGAGCAAGATCACCTTCCGGGCGGACGACGACCTCGTCGACCGGCTGGAAGCGTGTGACGCCTCCAAAAGCGAGGTGATGCGGGAGGCGCTCCGGACCCACCTCGACGGGGAGGGGGACGCGTCCGACGCGTCCGACGCGGCGACCGGGAGCGTCGACGACGCCCTCGCGGACCGCGTCGACGAGCTGATCGCGGAGCGGCTCGACGCCGCGCTCGACGAGCGGCTCGGTCCGGCGGGCGGCGCCGCAACGCGGGCGTATACGCCCGAGAACGCCGGCGATATCAACGTAAACGTCACTCTCGACGCCCCGAACGCCGGATCCGACGATCGAGACGACGAGGTTCGTGTGACGCGTGAGACGGCCGGCGAGGCGGAAGCGAGTACGCGTAAGACGGAGGCGGGTCCGGGCGCGCAAACGCGCGAAAACGCTTGCGGCGGATGCGGCGAAATCGTCCCTTCTGACCACGTATACTGCCCGAACTGCGGTGAAAAGCAGTCTCACAGGGCCTTCTGCGAGTGCGGCGACGAGCTCCGAACCGACTGGGCGTTCTGCCCCGGATGCGGACGCCGGACCCCGGCTGCGGACGTTCTGAAAGATCAGTAA
- a CDS encoding zinc-dependent alcohol dehydrogenase, whose translation MTDAALYFTGPETVEVRETSVGPPDADELLVGTRASAISAGTELLVYRDQTPDGLPADETLDALDGDLSYPLQYGYAASGVVSEVGADVDPEWVGRSVFSFVPHQTSFRTTPDSVVALPPGTTPAVGSLLPSVETATNIVLDAAPRLGERVVVFGAGVIGLCVTRLLAAFPLESLVVVDPVERRRALAASFGADRTTTPAALDDDADAGLGGSDAALDDAGSDAHLRDAGSDAALDDADLAVELSGQPSALDDALGVVGYDARIVVGSWYGTKREPIGLGGRFHRDRIDIVSSQVSTISPELRGRWDRDRRMDAALERLDRVPADELITHRIPFERAAEAYELLDSAADETVQVILEYE comes from the coding sequence ATGACCGACGCGGCGCTCTACTTCACGGGTCCGGAGACCGTCGAGGTGCGGGAGACGTCGGTCGGCCCGCCGGACGCAGACGAACTGCTCGTCGGCACCCGGGCGTCGGCGATAAGCGCCGGGACGGAGCTGCTCGTGTACCGCGACCAGACGCCCGACGGTCTCCCGGCCGACGAGACGCTCGACGCGCTCGACGGCGACCTCTCGTACCCCCTCCAGTACGGGTACGCCGCGAGCGGGGTCGTCAGCGAGGTCGGCGCGGACGTCGACCCGGAGTGGGTCGGTCGGTCGGTGTTCTCGTTCGTCCCCCACCAGACGAGCTTTCGGACCACCCCCGACTCGGTGGTCGCGCTCCCGCCGGGGACGACGCCGGCCGTCGGGTCGCTCCTCCCCTCGGTCGAGACCGCGACGAACATCGTCCTCGACGCCGCCCCTCGGCTCGGGGAGCGGGTCGTGGTGTTCGGCGCCGGCGTGATCGGGCTCTGCGTCACCCGACTGCTGGCCGCGTTCCCGCTGGAGTCGCTCGTCGTGGTCGACCCGGTCGAGCGTCGTCGGGCCCTCGCGGCGTCGTTCGGCGCCGACCGGACGACGACGCCGGCAGCTCTCGACGACGACGCCGACGCGGGCCTCGGCGGTTCGGACGCCGCGCTCGACGACGCCGGCTCGGACGCCCACCTCCGCGACGCCGGCTCGGACGCCGCGCTCGACGACGCCGACCTCGCGGTCGAACTCTCCGGCCAGCCGAGCGCCCTCGACGACGCGCTCGGCGTCGTCGGCTACGACGCGCGGATCGTCGTCGGGTCGTGGTACGGCACGAAACGCGAGCCGATCGGGCTCGGGGGGCGGTTCCACCGGGACCGCATCGACATCGTCTCCAGCCAAGTGTCGACGATAAGCCCCGAGCTCCGGGGGCGCTGGGACCGCGACCGACGCATGGACGCGGCGCTCGAACGGCTCGACCGGGTCCCCGCCGACGAGCTGATCACCCACCGGATCCCGTTCGAGCGCGCGGCGGAGGCGTACGAGCTGCTCGACTCGGCGGCCGACGAGACGGTACAGGTGATCTTGGAGTACGAGTGA
- a CDS encoding response regulator has product MTNETFRVLCVDDEPGLARLVATHLERDADLDCETAVETRPDDALRRIERESFDCVVSDYDMPRLTGVELLSAAREVDPDLPFLLFSATGPADIAAEMVRAGVSDYVSKRGGADGYTALLRRVKRTAAGENGGFAARDADDLTEADVALDGVCTVAPDGTFEFVGEEYGALYGYAPEELEGEPWQRLHPETEVEHIETNVIPAVTDGERWTGASTGLRADGSRFAESKMVSATADDRLVISVSPLDAVRPVADD; this is encoded by the coding sequence ATGACGAACGAGACGTTTCGCGTGCTGTGCGTCGACGACGAGCCCGGACTCGCGCGGCTCGTCGCGACCCACCTCGAACGCGACGCCGACCTCGACTGCGAGACCGCGGTCGAGACCCGCCCCGACGACGCGCTCCGCCGGATCGAGCGCGAGTCGTTCGACTGCGTCGTCAGCGACTACGACATGCCCCGCCTGACCGGCGTGGAACTGCTCTCGGCCGCCCGCGAGGTCGACCCGGACCTCCCGTTCCTCCTGTTTTCCGCGACCGGCCCGGCCGACATCGCGGCCGAGATGGTCCGCGCCGGCGTCAGCGACTACGTCTCGAAACGGGGCGGCGCGGACGGCTACACGGCGCTGTTGCGGCGCGTCAAGCGGACCGCAGCCGGCGAGAACGGGGGTTTTGCGGCTCGGGACGCCGACGACCTGACCGAGGCGGACGTGGCGCTCGACGGGGTCTGTACCGTGGCGCCCGACGGGACCTTCGAGTTCGTCGGCGAGGAGTACGGCGCGTTGTACGGCTACGCCCCCGAGGAGTTAGAGGGAGAGCCGTGGCAGCGGCTCCATCCCGAGACCGAGGTCGAACACATCGAGACGAACGTCATCCCGGCCGTGACCGACGGTGAGCGGTGGACGGGGGCGAGCACGGGGCTCCGGGCGGACGGCAGCCGGTTCGCCGAGTCGAAGATGGTGAGCGCGACGGCGGACGACCGGCTGGTCATCTCGGTGTCGCCGCTCGACGCGGTACGGCCGGTCGCCGACGACTGA
- a CDS encoding aldo/keto reductase, with product MNCLLVGAGAIAPEYAAGLPESSLSLAGVVDLDADRAAALAADHGCPSFADLETALERVDAPLVVNLTSHAAHAPVTRTALEADRHVYSQKPLALDADEARSLVALARDRGLALGCAPGTPRAPSQRRAGRLLADGRLGPVGLGYAHAHVGRVTDWHDRPDSFLEIGPLYDGAVYPLALLVSWFGPVERVRVADALDVWPAREERRPSTPSHVEATLAFAAGPTVRLTASFYAPHRSREFYGLELHGDDGSLYLKGTGAMETGRDHVRFGRVGREYVSAPPDAPAEPYEYVDAVERLAATVEAGSPSRAGGRRGAHVVAVCNAIETAAEGDGPVAVDDCGATADPPPAPVVRPEKQIGGETESGPRALRLPAVGFGCSRYRDGEYVERADSIATALDAGYRLLDSAELYGNEHRIGELLAAPGAPDRERVFLLGKAWRTNHRREHLLAACAGSREELGIDAFDCYALHWPSALDHRGELRRLAEEPVERQEALTFPEGADGEPATADVSLATAWENLEAVHDRGWARTLGICNVSRAQLETVLEAGTVDPALVQVERHPYRPRNDLVEFCHERGIRVVAHSPLSAPGLLDEPDLNAIGTERELSPAEVVIAWNASQGVVPIPSSTAESHVVSNLAAGSERLTDDEIARIDALRDPDFER from the coding sequence GTGAACTGCCTGCTCGTCGGCGCGGGGGCGATCGCGCCCGAGTACGCCGCCGGCCTGCCGGAGAGCTCGCTGTCGCTGGCCGGCGTCGTCGACCTCGACGCCGACCGCGCCGCCGCCCTCGCCGCGGACCACGGCTGCCCGTCGTTCGCCGACCTGGAGACCGCGCTGGAGCGCGTCGACGCGCCGCTCGTCGTGAACCTGACGAGCCACGCGGCCCACGCGCCGGTGACGCGGACCGCGCTCGAAGCGGACCGCCACGTCTACTCGCAGAAGCCGCTCGCGCTCGACGCCGACGAGGCGCGGTCGCTGGTGGCGCTCGCCCGCGACCGCGGACTCGCCCTCGGCTGCGCGCCCGGGACGCCGCGAGCGCCCTCGCAGCGCCGCGCGGGCCGACTCCTCGCCGACGGCCGGCTCGGGCCGGTGGGGCTGGGGTACGCCCACGCCCACGTCGGCCGCGTCACCGACTGGCACGACCGGCCAGACTCCTTCCTCGAGATCGGGCCGCTGTACGACGGGGCGGTGTACCCCCTCGCGCTCCTCGTCTCGTGGTTCGGGCCGGTCGAGCGCGTCCGCGTCGCCGACGCCCTCGACGTCTGGCCCGCCCGGGAGGAGCGGCGGCCGTCGACGCCGAGCCACGTCGAGGCGACGCTCGCGTTCGCGGCGGGGCCGACCGTCAGACTCACGGCCAGCTTCTACGCCCCCCACCGGAGCCGGGAGTTCTACGGGCTGGAGCTCCACGGCGACGACGGCTCGCTGTACCTGAAGGGGACCGGCGCGATGGAGACCGGCCGCGATCACGTCCGGTTCGGCCGCGTCGGCCGGGAGTACGTGAGCGCGCCGCCGGACGCGCCCGCGGAACCGTACGAGTACGTCGACGCGGTCGAGCGCCTCGCCGCGACGGTCGAGGCCGGGTCGCCGTCGCGGGCGGGGGGACGTCGGGGCGCCCACGTCGTCGCCGTCTGCAACGCGATCGAGACGGCCGCCGAAGGCGACGGCCCGGTCGCGGTCGACGACTGCGGCGCGACCGCCGACCCGCCGCCGGCGCCGGTGGTGCGGCCGGAGAAGCAGATTGGAGGAGAGACAGAGTCGGGCCCGCGCGCGCTCCGACTCCCCGCCGTCGGCTTCGGCTGCTCGCGCTACCGCGACGGGGAGTACGTCGAGCGCGCCGACTCGATCGCGACCGCGCTCGACGCCGGCTACCGCCTCCTCGACTCAGCCGAGCTGTACGGCAACGAACACCGGATCGGGGAGCTGCTCGCCGCGCCGGGCGCACCCGACCGCGAGCGCGTGTTCCTCCTCGGGAAGGCGTGGCGCACGAACCACCGCCGCGAGCACCTGCTCGCCGCCTGCGCGGGCAGCCGCGAGGAGCTCGGGATCGACGCGTTCGACTGCTACGCGCTCCACTGGCCCTCGGCGCTCGACCACCGGGGCGAGCTTCGCCGGCTCGCCGAGGAGCCGGTCGAGCGGCAGGAGGCGCTCACCTTCCCCGAGGGCGCGGACGGCGAGCCCGCGACCGCCGACGTGTCGCTCGCGACCGCGTGGGAGAACTTGGAGGCCGTTCACGACAGGGGGTGGGCGCGGACGCTCGGGATCTGTAACGTCTCGCGGGCGCAGTTGGAGACGGTCCTGGAAGCGGGGACGGTCGACCCTGCGCTCGTCCAGGTGGAGCGACACCCCTATCGCCCCCGGAACGATCTGGTCGAGTTCTGTCACGAGCGAGGGATCCGGGTGGTCGCGCACTCGCCGCTGTCGGCGCCCGGCCTCCTCGACGAGCCCGACCTGAACGCGATCGGGACGGAGCGGGAGCTCTCGCCGGCTGAGGTCGTGATCGCGTGGAACGCCTCGCAGGGGGTCGTCCCGATCCCGTCGAGCACCGCCGAGTCGCACGTCGTCTCGAACCTGGCGGCCGGGAGCGAGCGGCTGACCGACGACGAGATCGCGCGAATCGACGCCCTTCGAGACCCCGACTTCGAGCGGTGA
- a CDS encoding CDP-alcohol phosphatidyltransferase family protein, giving the protein MAGVRQRRSLRVGVGVGLPLVAAVALAALLFRLFPMDATGRWGLSPAVVAGGCWAGQLWYVGYRLDPERLAGGFWRRLFGLANAVTLARGALYAVVAGFAVVPPGTSLAWVPALCYGTGVALDNLDGTLARTVGRETDIGRRLDMAFDTFGFVAAPLVAVLWGLLPVWYLSISAARYVFRGAVWLRRVRGLPVGDLPDSDLGKYLAGVQMVFVTVALVPPVPTELVRTVAPVVLLPSLAVFTRDYLFVSGRLSNRR; this is encoded by the coding sequence ATGGCCGGCGTACGGCAGCGGCGCTCCCTCCGCGTCGGGGTCGGCGTCGGGCTCCCGCTCGTCGCCGCGGTCGCGCTCGCCGCGCTCCTGTTCCGGCTGTTTCCGATGGACGCGACCGGCCGGTGGGGGCTCTCTCCCGCCGTCGTCGCGGGCGGCTGCTGGGCCGGACAGCTCTGGTACGTCGGCTACCGGCTCGACCCGGAGCGGCTGGCCGGGGGGTTCTGGCGGCGGCTGTTCGGGCTGGCGAACGCGGTCACGCTCGCTCGGGGGGCGCTGTACGCCGTCGTCGCCGGGTTCGCGGTCGTCCCGCCGGGGACGTCGCTCGCGTGGGTGCCGGCGCTGTGTTACGGGACCGGCGTCGCGCTCGACAACCTCGACGGGACCCTCGCCCGGACGGTGGGCCGGGAGACCGATATCGGCCGCCGGCTCGACATGGCGTTCGACACCTTCGGGTTCGTCGCCGCGCCGCTGGTGGCGGTGCTGTGGGGGCTGCTGCCGGTCTGGTACCTCTCGATCTCCGCCGCGCGCTACGTCTTCCGCGGCGCCGTGTGGCTGCGCCGCGTCCGCGGGCTCCCCGTCGGCGACCTCCCCGACAGCGACCTCGGAAAGTACCTCGCGGGCGTCCAGATGGTGTTCGTGACGGTCGCGCTCGTCCCGCCGGTCCCGACGGAACTCGTGCGGACCGTCGCGCCCGTCGTCCTGCTCCCGTCGCTGGCGGTGTTTACCCGCGACTACCTCTTTGTCAGCGGACGCCTCTCCAACCGCCGGTGA
- a CDS encoding DUF4442 domain-containing protein, which yields MSDSPTGVDRDPDPRPLREDPPAESRRTRLWRLGFNLLPAYRGTGARVDHIAADWRYIRIRLPLNWRTRNAVGTIFGGSIYAAIDPVYMMMLRRVLGDAFTVWDKSAALEFIEPGRDTLYAEFEVPTAETEAIRETLVPGESTDREYLVSLVDDEGEVHAACEKTLYVRRDG from the coding sequence GTGAGCGATTCCCCGACCGGGGTCGACCGCGACCCCGACCCGCGGCCGCTGCGCGAGGACCCGCCCGCGGAGAGCCGCCGGACGCGGCTCTGGCGACTCGGGTTCAACCTCCTCCCCGCGTACCGGGGCACGGGCGCGCGCGTCGACCACATCGCGGCCGACTGGCGCTACATTCGAATTCGACTGCCGCTGAACTGGCGCACCCGCAACGCGGTCGGGACGATCTTCGGCGGCAGCATCTACGCCGCGATCGACCCGGTATACATGATGATGCTGCGGCGGGTCCTCGGCGACGCGTTCACGGTGTGGGACAAGTCGGCCGCGCTGGAGTTCATCGAACCCGGCCGCGACACGCTGTACGCCGAGTTCGAGGTGCCAACTGCCGAGACCGAGGCGATCCGCGAGACGCTTGTGCCGGGCGAGTCGACCGACCGCGAGTACCTCGTCTCACTGGTCGACGACGAGGGGGAAGTCCACGCGGCCTGCGAGAAGACGCTGTACGTGCGCCGCGACGGGTGA
- a CDS encoding 6-pyruvoyl trahydropterin synthase family protein — MYATTVLTDFVAQHYLTVVDEGPESVPHSHHFEVELTFRGPELNEHDYLVDIDDAEAALADLADRYRDELLNDLPEFEGDNPSVERFARVVFERVTDAVTDDAVNELAVTVWEDDAAAATYDAPV, encoded by the coding sequence ATGTACGCGACGACGGTGCTGACGGACTTCGTGGCCCAGCACTACCTCACGGTCGTCGACGAGGGGCCCGAGAGCGTCCCGCACTCACACCACTTCGAGGTGGAGCTGACCTTCCGCGGCCCCGAGCTGAACGAGCACGACTACCTCGTCGACATCGACGACGCCGAGGCGGCGCTGGCCGACCTCGCCGACCGCTACCGCGACGAGCTGCTCAACGACCTCCCCGAGTTCGAGGGGGACAACCCGAGCGTCGAGCGCTTCGCTCGCGTCGTCTTCGAGCGCGTGACCGACGCGGTGACCGACGACGCGGTGAACGAGCTGGCCGTGACGGTCTGGGAGGACGACGCGGCCGCCGCGACCTACGACGCGCCGGTATGA
- the ncsA gene encoding tRNA 2-thiolation protein NcsA has translation MECDKCGSDAIHHAAYSGAHLCGHHLRQSVEKRVKRRVREDGLLDPDATPDDPDRWVIGLSGGKDSVALTRILDDVFGKDPRVEMLALTIHEGIEGYRDASVDACVELADELSLRHELVSYEEEFDVRMDDVVEDDPEDMAACAYCGVFRRDLLENYAAEFDADKLLTGHNLDDEAQTAMMNFLEGDVRQVAKHFDASLGPFDEREATDAFVPRAKPLRDVPEKEIALYCHVRDLPTHMAECPHAEEAYRGEIQSTIHELEENHPGARHSIMAGYEELSALAAEAYRGSDEDDEGDEGDAGGEGDDSGLRECERCGSQTSRDVCRKCRLLESIEAAT, from the coding sequence ATGGAGTGCGACAAGTGCGGGAGCGACGCGATCCACCACGCCGCCTACTCCGGGGCGCACCTCTGCGGCCACCACCTCCGGCAGTCGGTCGAGAAGCGCGTGAAGCGTCGGGTCCGCGAGGACGGCCTCCTCGACCCGGACGCGACGCCCGACGACCCGGATCGCTGGGTGATCGGGCTCTCCGGCGGGAAAGACAGCGTCGCCCTGACGCGGATCTTAGACGACGTGTTCGGGAAGGACCCCCGCGTCGAGATGCTCGCTCTCACGATCCACGAGGGGATCGAGGGGTACCGCGACGCGAGCGTCGACGCCTGCGTCGAGCTCGCCGACGAGCTCTCGCTGCGCCACGAGCTCGTCTCCTACGAGGAGGAGTTCGACGTGCGGATGGACGACGTCGTCGAGGACGACCCCGAGGACATGGCCGCCTGCGCGTACTGCGGCGTGTTCCGCCGCGACCTCCTCGAGAACTACGCCGCCGAGTTCGACGCCGACAAGCTGCTCACCGGCCACAACCTCGACGACGAGGCGCAGACCGCGATGATGAACTTCCTCGAAGGCGACGTGCGGCAGGTCGCGAAACACTTCGACGCCTCGCTCGGCCCGTTCGACGAGCGCGAAGCCACCGACGCGTTCGTCCCGCGCGCCAAGCCGCTCCGCGACGTGCCCGAAAAGGAGATCGCCCTGTACTGTCACGTCCGCGACCTCCCCACGCACATGGCCGAGTGCCCCCACGCCGAGGAGGCGTACCGCGGCGAGATCCAGTCGACGATCCACGAGCTGGAGGAGAACCACCCCGGCGCGCGCCACTCGATCATGGCCGGCTACGAGGAGCTCTCCGCGCTCGCGGCCGAGGCGTACCGCGGGAGCGACGAGGACGACGAAGGCGACGAGGGGGACGCCGGCGGCGAGGGCGACGACTCCGGCCTCCGCGAGTGCGAGCGCTGCGGCTCGCAGACGAGCCGCGACGTCTGTCGGAAGTGCCGGCTGCTGGAGTCGATCGAGGCGGCGACGTGA
- a CDS encoding ribbon-helix-helix domain-containing protein — MERVTLRIPKQQIDEVEQMVETGEFPNRSEAIRSAVRDMLNEQDGERDERGRNRNWAKV; from the coding sequence ATGGAGCGTGTGACACTACGAATCCCGAAACAGCAGATCGACGAGGTCGAACAGATGGTGGAGACGGGCGAGTTCCCGAACCGGAGCGAGGCGATCCGGTCGGCCGTCCGCGACATGTTGAACGAACAGGACGGCGAGCGCGACGAGCGCGGCCGCAACCGCAACTGGGCGAAGGTGTAA
- a CDS encoding glycosyltransferase family 4 protein, whose amino-acid sequence MRVGLALYGSLDERSGGFRYDRKLVEGLRAAGDAVEVVELPWRAYPRGLLDNALPGVRDRLRVDVDVMLQDELAHPSLFLANRDLPYPVVSVVHHLRASEPRRLSPLYRAVERRYLATVDGVVCNSAATRDAVAALGVDPAATVVAPPAGDRFDPAIDDDAIAARAASLDGPDPDPLRVAFVGNVEPRKGLDTLVEGVARADAAVDLTVVGRAVDESHVADVRRLVRERGLGDRVRFAGRLSDAELADALRGSHVLAVPSRYEGFGIVYLEGMSFGLPAIASSAGGASETVADGETGVLVDPDDPAAVARALDGFAADPDRLAEMGRAARRRYERHPDWEETTARVRRLLAGVADAPDAVDAAEPEVTT is encoded by the coding sequence ATGAGGGTCGGGCTCGCGCTGTACGGCAGTCTCGACGAGCGGTCGGGCGGGTTCCGCTACGACCGGAAGCTCGTCGAGGGGCTCCGCGCGGCCGGCGACGCCGTCGAGGTCGTCGAGCTCCCGTGGCGGGCGTACCCGCGCGGGCTGCTGGACAACGCGCTCCCGGGGGTCCGCGACCGCCTCCGCGTCGACGTCGACGTGATGCTCCAAGATGAGCTCGCGCACCCCTCGCTGTTCCTCGCCAACCGCGACCTGCCGTACCCGGTCGTGAGCGTCGTCCACCACCTACGCGCGAGCGAGCCGCGCCGGCTCTCGCCGCTGTACCGCGCCGTCGAGCGCCGCTACCTCGCGACCGTCGACGGCGTCGTCTGTAACAGCGCGGCGACCCGCGACGCTGTCGCCGCCCTCGGGGTCGATCCCGCGGCGACCGTCGTCGCGCCGCCCGCCGGCGACCGGTTCGACCCCGCGATCGACGACGACGCGATCGCGGCGCGGGCCGCGTCGCTCGACGGTCCCGACCCCGACCCGCTCCGCGTCGCGTTCGTCGGCAACGTCGAGCCGCGGAAGGGGCTCGACACGCTCGTCGAGGGGGTCGCCCGCGCCGACGCCGCCGTCGACCTCACGGTCGTCGGTCGGGCGGTCGACGAGTCCCACGTCGCCGACGTGCGGCGGCTGGTCCGGGAGCGGGGGCTCGGCGATCGGGTGCGCTTCGCCGGCCGGCTGTCGGACGCCGAGCTGGCCGACGCGCTCCGCGGGAGCCACGTCCTCGCCGTCCCCTCCCGGTACGAGGGGTTCGGGATCGTCTACTTAGAGGGGATGAGCTTCGGCCTGCCGGCGATCGCCTCCAGTGCGGGCGGCGCGAGCGAGACGGTCGCCGACGGCGAGACGGGCGTCCTCGTCGACCCGGACGACCCGGCCGCCGTCGCCCGCGCGCTCGACGGATTCGCGGCCGACCCCGACCGGCTCGCCGAGATGGGCCGCGCCGCGAGGCGTCGGTACGAGCGCCACCCGGACTGGGAGGAGACGACGGCCCGCGTCCGCCGGCTCCTCGCCGGGGTCGCCGACGCGCCCGACGCCGTCGACGCGGCCGAGCCGGAGGTGACGACATGA
- a CDS encoding DUF7475 family protein — protein sequence MATTESQGPGIDVGSLSGLHWVGIAAALITAAVHIRLGVGGLPLPLRVSFLLAGFGFLGAVVLVLLDYRRRAVYAVGIPFTLVQIVLWYVFNFAGGGKSFPADVGTLGAVDKIAQVVLIAVLVALLRR from the coding sequence ATGGCAACGACCGAATCACAAGGGCCGGGGATAGACGTCGGGTCGCTGAGCGGCCTCCACTGGGTAGGCATCGCCGCCGCGCTGATCACCGCCGCCGTCCACATCCGCCTCGGCGTCGGGGGGCTCCCGCTGCCGCTTCGGGTCAGCTTCCTTCTCGCCGGATTCGGCTTCCTCGGAGCGGTCGTGCTGGTGTTGCTCGACTACCGCCGCCGGGCGGTGTACGCCGTCGGGATCCCCTTCACGCTCGTCCAGATCGTCCTGTGGTACGTCTTCAACTTCGCGGGCGGGGGGAAGTCGTTCCCGGCCGACGTCGGGACGCTCGGCGCCGTCGACAAGATCGCACAGGTCGTGTTGATCGCCGTGCTGGTCGCCCTGCTCCGCCGATAG
- the ftsZ gene encoding cell division protein FtsZ: MQDLVQDALDNAEAEKRDMDDVDMGDDEFGDPRIVIVGAGGAGNNTVNRLYNIGVDGADTVAINTDKQHLKMIEADTKILVGKSLTQGLGAGGDPKMGERATEMAQGTIKEVLGDADLVFVTAGMGGGTGTGAAPVVSKIAKEQGAIVVGMVSTPFNVERARTVKAEEGLETLRNEADSIIVLDNNRLLDYVPNLPIGKAFSVMDQIIAETVKGISETITQPSLINLDYADMSTIMNQGGVAVMLVGETQDKNKTQEVVNDAMNHPLLDVDYRGASGGLVHITGGPDLTLKEAEGIANNITERLEANANVIWGARIQEEYKGKVRVMAIMTGVQSAQVLGPSTQKQADKSRAAAGGEDLGDSRQRAAEANDAAGGAGAAGDRGEPAVSGGTDHGWESDGGSDPIEKNNGLDVIR; the protein is encoded by the coding sequence ATGCAAGATCTCGTTCAGGACGCCCTCGACAACGCGGAGGCGGAGAAGCGCGACATGGATGACGTCGACATGGGCGACGACGAGTTCGGGGACCCCCGGATCGTCATCGTCGGTGCCGGCGGCGCCGGGAACAACACGGTCAACCGGCTGTACAACATCGGCGTCGACGGCGCCGACACCGTCGCCATCAACACGGACAAACAGCACCTCAAGATGATCGAGGCCGACACCAAGATCCTCGTGGGTAAGTCGCTCACGCAGGGGCTCGGCGCCGGCGGCGACCCCAAGATGGGCGAGCGTGCCACCGAGATGGCTCAGGGCACGATCAAGGAGGTGCTCGGCGACGCGGACCTCGTCTTCGTCACCGCCGGGATGGGCGGCGGCACGGGCACCGGCGCGGCGCCGGTCGTCTCGAAGATCGCCAAAGAGCAGGGCGCCATCGTCGTCGGGATGGTCTCGACGCCGTTCAACGTCGAGCGCGCCCGCACGGTGAAGGCCGAGGAGGGGCTCGAGACCCTGCGCAACGAGGCCGACTCGATCATCGTCCTCGACAACAACCGCCTCCTCGACTACGTCCCGAACCTGCCGATCGGGAAGGCGTTCTCCGTGATGGACCAGATCATCGCGGAGACGGTGAAGGGGATCTCGGAGACGATCACCCAGCCGAGCCTCATCAACCTCGACTACGCGGACATGTCGACGATCATGAATCAGGGCGGCGTCGCGGTCATGCTCGTCGGCGAGACCCAAGACAAGAACAAGACCCAAGAGGTGGTCAACGACGCGATGAACCACCCGCTGCTCGACGTCGACTACCGCGGCGCCTCGGGCGGGCTCGTCCACATCACGGGCGGCCCTGACCTCACGCTGAAGGAGGCCGAGGGGATCGCGAACAACATCACCGAGCGGCTGGAGGCGAACGCCAACGTCATCTGGGGCGCTCGCATTCAGGAGGAGTACAAGGGGAAGGTACGCGTCATGGCGATCATGACGGGCGTCCAGAGCGCGCAGGTGCTCGGTCCCTCGACCCAGAAGCAGGCGGACAAGTCGCGCGCCGCGGCCGGCGGCGAGGACCTCGGCGACTCGCGCCAGCGGGCGGCCGAGGCGAACGACGCCGCGGGCGGCGCGGGCGCCGCGGGCGACAGAGGCGAGCCGGCGGTCTCCGGCGGCACCGACCACGGCTGGGAGTCCGACGGCGGCAGCGACCCGATCGAGAAGAACAACGGGCTCGACGTCATCCGCTGA
- a CDS encoding bZIP transcription factor, protein MSNRVEDLERQVAELQAAVNGLTEELVEMKERVRQLEDERSVAVEEAAAEATAGSEATDAAAGEPAAGEPATDEPASDDASEVSGGERTTHSDDHVDVFESVEEPSDGGDGEAATVDDASEGDDVIVPEQSATTPDADAEAEEAAEDDDDGESSDSDIIVA, encoded by the coding sequence ATGAGTAACCGCGTCGAGGACCTCGAACGGCAGGTCGCGGAGCTACAGGCGGCGGTCAACGGGCTCACCGAGGAGCTCGTCGAGATGAAAGAGCGCGTCCGACAGCTGGAAGACGAGCGGTCGGTCGCGGTGGAGGAGGCGGCCGCCGAGGCGACAGCCGGGTCGGAAGCGACGGACGCCGCGGCCGGCGAGCCCGCGGCCGGCGAGCCCGCGACCGACGAGCCCGCCTCCGACGACGCGTCAGAGGTGTCGGGGGGCGAGCGGACGACCCATTCCGACGACCACGTCGACGTCTTCGAGTCGGTCGAGGAGCCGTCCGACGGCGGCGACGGCGAGGCGGCAACCGTGGACGATGCGAGCGAGGGAGACGATGTCATCGTCCCCGAGCAGTCGGCGACGACGCCCGACGCCGACGCGGAGGCCGAGGAGGCCGCCGAGGACGACGACGACGGCGAGTCGAGCGACAGCGACATCATCGTCGCGTAA